The genome window GACTTTCTGAAGACGCCCATCGAACACATCGACATCAAGAAGCACGACACGGTCAAGCTCGTCGAGGCCATGTCGAAGATGGCCTTCTCCGCGCGCGACCTCGCGCGGGCGAGCGAGATCTACGACATGATGCTCGCCGACAAGGACTGCGCCGTCGTCCTCTGCCTCGCGGGCTCGCTGTTCTCCGCCGGCCTCAAGCGCGTCGTCTACGACCTCGTCCACAACAACATGGTCGACGCCATCGTCTCGACGGGCGCGAACATCATCGACCAGGACTTCTTCGAGTCGCTCGGCTACCTGCACTACAAGGGCAACAAGTGGGCCGACGACTGCCAGCTGCGCGACGTGCGCGTCGACCGCATCTACGACACGTTCATCTGCGAGGACGAGCTCGGAGAGTGCGACAACACCACGGCCCGCATCGCCGACGGCCTGAAGCCGCAGCCCTACTCCTCGCGCGAGTTCATCGCCGAGATGGGCCGCTACCTCGTCAAGAACAACAAGGCGCAGGACTCCATCACCCTCGAGTGCTTCAAGAAGGGCGTGCCGATCTTCTGCCCGGCCTTCTCCGACTGCTCGGCGGGCATGGGCCTGCTCTACCACCAGTGGCACAAGCCGGACGCCCACGTCACGATCGACTCGGCCCGCGACTTCCGCGAGCTGGTGCGCCTGAAGCTCGCCAGCAAGAACACCGGCCTGCTCATGATCGGCGGCGGCGTCCCGAAGAACTTCGCCCAGGACATGACGGTCGGCCTCGAGATGGTCGGCTTCGAGCCGAAGATGCACAAGTACGCGATCCAGGTCACCGTCGCCGACGAGCGCGACGGCGCCCTCTCGGGCTCGACGCTGCGAGAGGCGCGCTCGTGGGGCAAGGTGGACATCACCTACGAGCAGATGGTCTGGTGCGAAGCGACCATCGCGGTGCCCATCATGGCGGGCTACGCCTACCACAAGGGCAACTGGAAGAACCGCAAGGCCTTCAACTTCAACAAGGTCCTCAACGAGACGAAGGAGCCGGCCGCGAAGCGCTGAGACTTATCTTCCACAAAGAGGAACCCCGGGGATGACACCCCGGGGTTTCTTTTTTGCGGCGGGTCCTGCCGGCGGCGCCTTCCCGGCACCTGCGGTGCTCAGACGGCTACGGACATTGCGCTCCTCGGTGCCGGGGCCCTTCCGCCGTCACCCGCCGCGCAGGCACGCTTCGACCTCGTCTCCTCACGCCACCGTATCTCTTGTGAGTCCTATTAGCTTCTTAGACGAAGCCTTCCCTTCTCCCCACAGGTATCGTTGAGCTCAAGAGAAGGGGATGATTCTCGCGGTTTGGGGGACCTCCCCCACCCTCCACCAACGCCTGGGAGGTGGGCGGCCCTCCCGCGAATCAAAGAGCGGGAGGGCCGAACGACCGACAAGATGAGGAGTTAGGAACCTTTGGAAGAGGGGACGAGGTCGGGCGGGCGGGACTGGCGGAGGATATGGGTCAGGCAGACGGGGCAGACGCCGTGGGTGTAGCCGCCGCCGAGCGTATCCCGGCCCGTGACGACCCCGAGCTCCCGACGGCACCACGAACAGATCCGGCGCGATGAGGGGCCTGCGTCGCGCCGAGTTCAACGGGCGCGACGAAGGCCGCGGCTCACGAACGTCCAGGCGATGAGTTTGTAAAGAAGCCGCATCCCCACGTTGGCGTCCCACTCATCCTTGCCGCCGGGGGCGGGAGCGACCTCGACGAGGTCGAAGCCCAGGATGGTCCGGCCGGAGCGGGCGAGCTCGGCGAGGATATACGAGGCCTCCGCGAACTCGAGGCCGCCGGGGACGGGGGTCCCCGTGTGCGGGCAGAGCTTGGGGTCGAGCCCGTCGATGTCGAAGCTCACCCAGACCTTCTTCGGCAGGGCGGTCACGATGTCGGAGACGGTCCTCGCGAACGGCTCCCCGGCGAAGCGGCGGCGCTTGAGCTCGTGGTCGAAGAAGACGCGGACCCGCTCCCCCTGGGAGCGGACGAAAGCGTCTTCCTGCGCGCAGTAGTCGCGGATGCCGACCTGCACGAGCGTCTTGACGCGCGGCAGGCGGACGAGCGCGTTGCGCATGATGGAGGCGTGGGAGCCGACGAAGCCCTCGTAGGCGTCGCGCGTGTCGGAGTGCGCGTCGAAATGGAGGAGGCCGAAGTCCCCGTGCACCTCGCCGGCGGCCTGGAAGGCGCCGAAGGGCGTGGAGTGGTCCCCCCCCAGCACGCAGGCGATCTTGCCGGCGTCCATGAGCGCGCGGCACTCCCCATGGACCCAGGCGTCGAGCTCCGCGCTCAGCGCGTTGGCCGCAGAGAGCGCGGACTGCAGCGCGCGGCTCCCCTCGACCTTCCCCCCCGCGCGGATGACCTTCTGCGCGGCGGCCTTCGCCTTCCGGCTCCAGGCCCGTACCTTCGCGGACTCGGCGCGCAGGTGGATGCCCGGCTCGTAGGGCCGTTCGACCTCAGGGTCGAAGAGGTCGATCTGCCCGCTTGCCGCGAGCAGCGCGGCGGGTCCCTCGGAGGCGCCGGCGCCGTAGGAGGTCGTCGCCTCCCACGGAACGGGCAGAAGGACGAGCGCGGCCTCTTTCTCGCTGAACGGAAGGCCGAAGATCCCGCCTTCGTCGTCCGCCGGGGCATCGGGGTCGAAAACCATGCGTGGATTATACTCTTTCTCCCCCCTTTCATCGCCGCACGCGGTTTAACGCACAAACAACACTGAATAGCTGTATATGATTACTAACAATCCAAATAACAAAATTATGATTCAATATGACTCTAAATCCACATGAATCTATATGGTTTTCACGTGAAAACTCATTGCCTTGATTGACGCGGAGCGCTCTCAGCGATATAATCAGGCAGCCCCTCCTATATATCCCCTATCCACCACCGGAAGAGACACATGACCGAGATCATCGCACTCGCGAACCAGAAAGGCGGCGTCGGGAAGACCACCACCGCCATCAACATCGCCGCGGCCCTGGCCTGCTTCGGTCAGGAGACCTTGTTGGTGGACCTGGATCCCCAAGGCAACGCGACCTCCGGGGTCGGTGTCGACAAGTCCGCGGTCGAGTTCGGGACCTACCAGGCGCTGCTGGAAGATGTGCCCGCTGAAAAAACCATCAAAGATACCGCACAGGAATTACTCGACATTATGCCGTCCAATTCGGATATGTTGGGCGCGGAGATGGCCCTTGCGGATGCGTTTTCACGTGAAAACAGGCTGCGGGAGGCCCTCAAGAGCGTCCGGGACCTCTACAAGTTCATCATCATCGACTCCCCACCCTCTCTGGGTCTTCTCACGATCAACGCTCTCTGCGCCGCGGACAAGGTCATCGTTCCCATCCAAGGCGAATACTACGCGCTCGAAGGCCTTGCGAGCTTTGTGCAGACGGTCAACCGCGTGAAGGAGACGATCAACCCCTCCCTG of Elusimicrobiota bacterium contains these proteins:
- a CDS encoding AAA family ATPase, with protein sequence MTEIIALANQKGGVGKTTTAINIAAALACFGQETLLVDLDPQGNATSGVGVDKSAVEFGTYQALLEDVPAEKTIKDTAQELLDIMPSNSDMLGAEMALADAFSRENRLREALKSVRDLYKFIIIDSPPSLGLLTINALCAADKVIVPIQGEYYALEGLASFVQTVNRVKETINPSLELEGAVLTMFDPRLSLAQQVRDELSRFMGEKLFKSFIPRSVRLAEAPSHGKSILQYDPRSRGGQSYLAVAGELLVRRGWDVVKID
- a CDS encoding agmatinase family protein, whose translation is MVFDPDAPADDEGGIFGLPFSEKEAALVLLPVPWEATTSYGAGASEGPAALLAASGQIDLFDPEVERPYEPGIHLRAESAKVRAWSRKAKAAAQKVIRAGGKVEGSRALQSALSAANALSAELDAWVHGECRALMDAGKIACVLGGDHSTPFGAFQAAGEVHGDFGLLHFDAHSDTRDAYEGFVGSHASIMRNALVRLPRVKTLVQVGIRDYCAQEDAFVRSQGERVRVFFDHELKRRRFAGEPFARTVSDIVTALPKKVWVSFDIDGLDPKLCPHTGTPVPGGLEFAEASYILAELARSGRTILGFDLVEVAPAPGGKDEWDANVGMRLLYKLIAWTFVSRGLRRAR
- a CDS encoding deoxyhypusine synthase; its protein translation is MAKKSDFLKTPIEHIDIKKHDTVKLVEAMSKMAFSARDLARASEIYDMMLADKDCAVVLCLAGSLFSAGLKRVVYDLVHNNMVDAIVSTGANIIDQDFFESLGYLHYKGNKWADDCQLRDVRVDRIYDTFICEDELGECDNTTARIADGLKPQPYSSREFIAEMGRYLVKNNKAQDSITLECFKKGVPIFCPAFSDCSAGMGLLYHQWHKPDAHVTIDSARDFRELVRLKLASKNTGLLMIGGGVPKNFAQDMTVGLEMVGFEPKMHKYAIQVTVADERDGALSGSTLREARSWGKVDITYEQMVWCEATIAVPIMAGYAYHKGNWKNRKAFNFNKVLNETKEPAAKR